AACAACCATATACTTCAGATATGGCGATTAGATGATTATAGTTTCTATTTCATTAAAATCAAGCGAAAAAAACTAATTTTCTAAAAATAATCAAATTTACCGCTAGGGTAAAAGGACCAAAGTACTTAGCAGGCTTTTCCAACATATCGCAATCGACCATAGGGTTAAAAAACAGCAAAATTGCCAATATGCCAAATACTTCATAGTCTGCATCCAGTAATTTTTTTATCCTTCTTTATAATTACCTATTTTTCTATACCGATCATATCTTTTTTGTATAAGACTATGAATGGGCAAAGTCTTTAATTCCTGCAAACATTTCAATATATATGACTTAAGATTTTCCGCTGTTTCCCTGGGAAATTTATGAGCTGCCCCAAGAGGTTCAGGGATTACCTCATCTACCACGCCAAACTGCAATAAGTCTTTTGCGGTAAGTCGCAATGCCTTAGCTGCCGCAGGCGCATTTCTACCGTTTTTCCATAATATCGCAGCGCATCCTTCCGGCGAAATCACTGAATAATACGCATATTCCAAAATAGCAAACTTATCACCAACACCGATGCCCAAAGCCCCGCCACTACCACCTTCACCGATAACCACATTTATTATTGGTGTTTTTAGATGGCACATCTCGCAAATGTTCTCTGCAATGGCATGCGCCTGCCCCCTTTTTTCCGCACCAATATCCGGATTCGCACCAGGGGTATCAATTAACGTTACAATAGGCAAATGAAATTTTTCCGCAAGTCTCATTTTTTGCAGAGCCTTTCTGTAACCCTCGGGATTGGGCATTCCAAAATTACACGCAATGCGATCTTTTGTACTTTTTCCCTTTTGATGACCAACCATTAATATCTTTTCTTGTCCAATTTTTCCCAATCCACAAATAATAGCGCTATCATCCCGAAAACGTTTATCTCCATGCAGTTCAACAAAATCGGCAAGCAACATATTTATATAATCTATCGTTAGCGGACGCAAAGGATGCCGAGCGATTTTAACAATATCATATGGCTCAAGTTTATTAAATATCCTTTTTTGCAGATTTTCCTGTTTCTCTCGCAAGTCTTTTATTTTAACATCCCTGTCGGGACTATCACCGCCAGAAGTATTTTCCAAATCTTCTATACGGTGTTCAATTTCTAATATTTTATTTTCTAATTCAGTTACAGACTTTTCCGGCAAAGGAGATTCTCCCGTTTTTAGTAATTATGCTCGTTAATCTTCCGCATGTTACTACAAAAATTACAACGTAAGTAGCCACAGAAAAGATAAAGCGAAAAACCTCTACGTTTTCCTATTTCTAGCCCTTGATTGTATGTATTTACGAACCTTATTGCAAGAAAATTACTGACCAATTTATTTTTTGCTGAAACAACTATCCAAAACAAGTCTATTGTAATTTAGAGTGTTTTGAGATTAACCAATAAAGCCTAACATTTTTTAATACAACAAAATCCATTCCCCCCCTTTAAAGGATTGACAAATAGTAATTCAGCAAGTAACATGCTGAATACCCGTATCTTTACATATAAAAATATTACTTTTACTCTTATTTTATTTTATAATTTACCATGCGATTCGAGACTGTTTGTATAATCGGCCCAGGACTTATTGGGGGTTCAATCGGTTTAGGGCTAAAAAAGAGGAATTTGACAAAAAAAGTCATAGGCGTCGGCCACAAAACATCCACGATTAAAGATGCTCTAAAAATCGGCGCCATTGATGTGGGAAATCTCAGTGCCGAGAATGCCGTTAAAGAGGCCGATATCATTATACTTGCAACCTCGGTAAATAAAATTGTTGAAATTGCGAGGCATGTCATACCCTATATGAAAAGGCGTGCTATTCTTACTGACGTCGGCAGTACAAAAAGTTATATCGTTGAACAGATTACAAGTAACATAAGAAAAGATATTGCCTTTGTTGGAGCCCATCCAATTGCTGGCTCAGAGAAGAAAGGCATCAACCATGCTTCTCCAAACCTTTTTGAAGGTTGCACCTGTTTCGTAACACCATTCCGTAATCACAAAAGTGATTTGAAAACCATATCAGACTTATGGCACTGCGTCGGAGCTAAAGTAAGACGCATAACTCCGGAAAGGCATGATGAAATACTCGCATCTGTCAGTCACCTTCCCCATCTAATAGCTTCATGTTTGATCAATATAATAAAGGAAAAGGACATTATTTATGGCGCAAGTGGCCTAAAGGATACTACCAGAATCGCATCAGGCGATCCAGAGTTATGGAGAGATATTTTCGACCAAAACCATAAAAATATGATAAAATCAATCGACCTGTTTATTAAAGAACTCTCTAGATTTAGAAACGATATTTTACAGAAAAACAATGCCATGATATTTGATCGGTTAAAAAATGCAAAATTACTGCGTGACGAAGTATTTCATAATAATTCAACAAACTGCGATAAAAACAGATAAATTTCATGTATTCAAGAATTGAGGTATTTTTTAAAGATGAATGTGACGACCCTATAGGAAATGATATACAAACCGAAGTCAAAACATTTGGATTTCCAGAACTAAAAAGCGTCAGGGTTCATCAAGTATATATCATTTTTGGGGAATTATCCAAAAATGATCTTCACACCATCGCCGATAAGTTGCTGGTAGACACGGTAACCCAACAGTATACATGTAATCCAGGTTTTGCTGTCCCAACGAAAAGCACAGACTCCCACATTATAGAAATTAGTCGCAAACCAGGGGTAATGAACCCTGTAGAGCAATCAATTACCAAGGCACTTCGAGACATTGA
Above is a genomic segment from Candidatus Brocadiaceae bacterium containing:
- a CDS encoding prephenate dehydrogenase, with the translated sequence MRFETVCIIGPGLIGGSIGLGLKKRNLTKKVIGVGHKTSTIKDALKIGAIDVGNLSAENAVKEADIIILATSVNKIVEIARHVIPYMKRRAILTDVGSTKSYIVEQITSNIRKDIAFVGAHPIAGSEKKGINHASPNLFEGCTCFVTPFRNHKSDLKTISDLWHCVGAKVRRITPERHDEILASVSHLPHLIASCLINIIKEKDIIYGASGLKDTTRIASGDPELWRDIFDQNHKNMIKSIDLFIKELSRFRNDILQKNNAMIFDRLKNAKLLRDEVFHNNSTNCDKNR
- a CDS encoding acetyl-CoA carboxylase carboxyltransferase subunit alpha; this translates as MPEKSVTELENKILEIEHRIEDLENTSGGDSPDRDVKIKDLREKQENLQKRIFNKLEPYDIVKIARHPLRPLTIDYINMLLADFVELHGDKRFRDDSAIICGLGKIGQEKILMVGHQKGKSTKDRIACNFGMPNPEGYRKALQKMRLAEKFHLPIVTLIDTPGANPDIGAEKRGQAHAIAENICEMCHLKTPIINVVIGEGGSGGALGIGVGDKFAILEYAYYSVISPEGCAAILWKNGRNAPAAAKALRLTAKDLLQFGVVDEVIPEPLGAAHKFPRETAENLKSYILKCLQELKTLPIHSLIQKRYDRYRKIGNYKEG